The Peromyscus maniculatus bairdii isolate BWxNUB_F1_BW_parent chromosome 6, HU_Pman_BW_mat_3.1, whole genome shotgun sequence genomic interval CTGTAGACGTGCTTTGGGTCCAGGGCCAGATCCTTTCACACTCGTACTTCCAAGACTCCAAACCCTACAGCTTATCGAACAGAGAAGGTGCCATGTTATTTTATTGGTCAGTTAATGCCCGGGACGCCCCTCTGCCCGGGAGCCCGGTgagctgagctgggctgggcAGGCAGGTGTGGGGCTCAGTCCTCGTCTGCCGAGAGGGGACCCGCCACTCCGTCACGTGCGTGGCAGGACAGTGCGCTCCTACTTCTCGGTGTAGCAGTAGGTCCCGTAGGCCGCCTGCTGGGGCCGGGGGAAGCCGAAGCTGCGCACCCCGGGGTCAGGGAGACCCCCGCAGCGCGGCCGCGGCGTGGTGATGGGGAAGCGAACGCTGCCGTCCGCCAGCCAGCCTCCGTCGCACCGATCCAGCCCTGAGAACTTCCAGGCGGCGTAGAGGTGCCCGACCTTGGCTACTACAGCTCCGCGCCGCCGGCAAGCCGCATGGGCTTCAGACAGCGTCAGCCGCCCGGGCACGAAGAACACCTGGCCTGGGAAGGTGAGCGGGTGACCGATCGCCCCAAGCAGCCGGTCTGGGAAGGGGACGCGACCGCGAAGCCCCGGAAATGGCCGGACTGTGCTGGCGGGAGTCCGGAGGACAGCTGTCCCTGACATCAGACCCCGCCCACATCCTGCCTCTCCCCTGGTCCTGTAGCACTAGGCCCCGCCCCAGACCCGCCCCCGCCCTTCAGGCCCCGCCCACGATCCTGGGCGCAGACGGGCGCAGGCCGGGTCTACAGGTCCTGCTCCTGCCAGGTCCTTGCACTCGGCCGGGTCAAGTCCTTCCTCCTGGCCCTGGCCCAACCCTGCCCTTCCTCCAGGCGGGGTGCCCAGGCCGGGCACCGCCTGCCCGCGGTTGGCTCACCTGCCAGCGCCGAGGTGAAGCAGAAGGCGTCGTAGCGGTCGCGGCTGCGGTCGCGGGGCCCGTAGCTGCGGATGCCTGGCCGCCCTTGACCGCCACACGGGGCGCGCGCGTTGAGCACCGGGTAGCGCACCGAGCCCTCGAGCAGCCAGCCGGCGTTGCACCAGTCCAGCCCCTCGGTCCACGCTGGCGGAGGAGGGGCCGGAGAGGACGGGGGTCACCGGCGCAAGCCAGACTCGAGCTCCCCCCTCCTCCGCCGCTGCCAGCTTGCGGGGACCGGTGTGCACCCCGGGGTCACCAGTCAGGGGATCCGGCGCTCACCCTGGTACAGTTGGCCGTAAGTGGCTAGGCGTCCGTCCTGCTCCTCGCACGCCTGCTTCGCCTCGAAGTAATTGAACTGGTAGCGGCCGCGGCTGGGTTGGT includes:
- the Hapln2 gene encoding hyaluronan and proteoglycan link protein 2, whose protein sequence is MPRRTPLSALCCFLLPWAFTILHQALGNSAPHPGPHYLLPPIHEVIHSRRGATATLPCVLGTSPPSYKVRWSKVEPGELRETLILITNGLHARGYGPLGGRASMRRGHRLDATLVIKNVRLEDEGRYRCELINGIEDESVALTLRLEGVVFPYQPSRGRYQFNYFEAKQACEEQDGRLATYGQLYQAWTEGLDWCNAGWLLEGSVRYPVLNARAPCGGQGRPGIRSYGPRDRSRDRYDAFCFTSALAGQVFFVPGRLTLSEAHAACRRRGAVVAKVGHLYAAWKFSGLDRCDGGWLADGSVRFPITTPRPRCGGLPDPGVRSFGFPRPQQAAYGTYCYTEK